A stretch of Lentisphaera araneosa HTCC2155 DNA encodes these proteins:
- a CDS encoding sulfatase family protein, giving the protein MNKKLLSIFTLFSFISLADKPNIVYILADDMGIGDISGLNTQSKIRTPQLDSLINNGMTFTDAHTASAVCTPTRYGLLTGRYPWRSELKDGVTNGYSKALISESLDTVPKLLKRAGYNTAMVGKWHLGFNWTFKEGAKAVYDLKPDSRELEDQVDYTKPFTGGPVDCGFDYFYGMVASPGMPPYTYLENRNVTVQPTERQEWFGPRPKFPGGKKMDFERKAQMLRPGYKAPGFESNQVMLTYTEKAVDYIDKYSSEKPFFLYVPYASPHTPIFPRKPFLGTSQTGIYGDFVEELDWSVGQIIKALKDSGEIENTLIIFTADNGYAQAGFPQEHIDKYKHEPSRELNGRKASLLEGGHRVPFIAHWPKIIKQKSQCSTAVSLNDLYATCAKMTGIKTDLNQGVDSYNMLDLLKGGELYERPNMIYADYSGKFAVRKGDWKLILNPNPKMRALYNLKNDLSEKTNQYTNPEFKSVLDELMKTITQVVQNGRTTNGKVLKNDGPEKWQQLYWIK; this is encoded by the coding sequence ATGAATAAAAAATTATTGTCAATTTTTACCCTGTTTTCCTTTATCAGTTTAGCTGATAAACCCAATATCGTTTATATCCTTGCCGATGACATGGGCATAGGCGATATTTCGGGCTTAAATACCCAGTCGAAAATCAGAACTCCTCAACTCGATAGTCTGATTAATAATGGCATGACTTTCACTGATGCTCATACGGCCTCAGCAGTTTGTACTCCAACGCGCTACGGTTTACTCACGGGTCGTTACCCCTGGCGTTCAGAACTGAAAGACGGCGTTACTAATGGTTATTCCAAGGCGCTCATTTCCGAGAGTTTAGATACAGTTCCAAAATTGCTTAAGCGAGCAGGTTATAATACCGCAATGGTAGGCAAGTGGCACTTGGGTTTTAACTGGACTTTCAAAGAGGGGGCCAAAGCCGTCTATGATTTAAAGCCCGATAGTCGTGAACTTGAAGACCAAGTGGATTACACTAAACCTTTTACTGGAGGCCCCGTCGACTGCGGTTTTGATTATTTTTATGGCATGGTGGCTTCGCCGGGAATGCCTCCCTACACCTATCTCGAAAATAGAAACGTAACGGTTCAACCGACTGAGAGACAGGAATGGTTTGGGCCACGCCCCAAGTTCCCAGGTGGGAAGAAAATGGATTTTGAACGCAAGGCTCAGATGTTGCGTCCAGGTTATAAGGCACCAGGTTTTGAATCAAATCAAGTGATGCTCACTTACACCGAAAAAGCGGTGGACTACATTGATAAGTATAGCTCTGAAAAGCCTTTCTTTTTATATGTTCCCTATGCCTCACCGCATACGCCCATTTTTCCACGCAAGCCATTTTTGGGCACAAGTCAGACGGGCATTTATGGTGACTTTGTCGAGGAGTTGGACTGGAGTGTGGGACAAATTATTAAGGCTCTCAAGGATTCAGGGGAAATCGAAAATACCCTGATCATTTTTACGGCGGATAATGGCTATGCCCAAGCGGGCTTCCCCCAAGAGCACATCGATAAGTATAAGCATGAACCAAGTCGTGAACTCAATGGTCGCAAAGCTTCCTTGTTGGAAGGAGGTCACCGCGTGCCTTTTATTGCGCATTGGCCAAAAATCATTAAACAAAAGTCTCAATGTAGTACAGCCGTTAGCCTCAATGACCTTTATGCGACTTGCGCAAAAATGACAGGAATCAAAACGGACCTTAATCAAGGAGTTGATAGTTATAATATGCTGGATTTGCTCAAAGGTGGAGAGCTTTATGAACGCCCCAATATGATTTATGCGGATTACTCGGGTAAGTTTGCGGTTCGCAAAGGTGACTGGAAGTTGATCCTCAACCCTAATCCAAAGATGCGAGCTTTGTACAATTTAAAAAATGACCTCTCAGAAAAAACTAATCAATACACGAATCCCGAGTTCAAATCAGTGCTTGATGAGCTCATGAAAACGATCACTCAAGTTGTGCAGAACGGCCGTACGACGAATGGCAAAGTTTTAAAAAATGATGGTCCCGAAAAATGGCAGCAGCTTTACTGGATTAAATAG